In the Enterococcus saigonensis genome, one interval contains:
- a CDS encoding replication-associated recombination protein A, giving the protein MQKPLAFRMRPRNLDEVVGQEHLVGTGKIIRRMVEAKMLSSMILYGPPGTGKTSIASAIAGSTKYAFRMLNAATDTKKDLQVVAEEAKMSGTVILLLDEVHRLDKTKQDFLLPHLESGSIIMIGATTENPYITINPAIRSRCQIFEVKPLSESDILQAVDLALADSKRGLGDFPVKIDEQARLHLSRATNGDLRSALNGLELAVRSTPEKDGVIHLTLSIIEECIQRKALTHDKDGDAHYDVISAFQKSIRGSDVDAALHYLGRLVEAGDLAIICRRLIVIGYEDIGLANPAAAARSVNAVLAAERLGLPEARIPLADCVVDLCLSPKSNSAYVALDAAIADIKTGATGDVPDHLRDSHYKGAKDLARGIGYQYPHNYEDFWVNQQYLPDKIKDATYYHPKSSGKYEQALGQQYYRIKNWQSKKRQTKKLSDN; this is encoded by the coding sequence ATGCAAAAACCACTTGCTTTTCGTATGCGTCCTCGTAATTTAGATGAAGTGGTCGGTCAAGAGCATCTTGTAGGTACAGGCAAAATTATTCGCCGGATGGTAGAAGCCAAAATGTTATCTTCTATGATTTTATATGGACCACCGGGAACAGGTAAAACCAGTATCGCCTCAGCAATTGCCGGGTCCACCAAGTATGCCTTTCGAATGTTAAATGCCGCGACCGATACCAAAAAGGATTTACAAGTGGTGGCCGAAGAAGCCAAAATGAGTGGGACAGTCATTTTATTATTAGATGAAGTCCATCGGTTGGATAAAACTAAACAGGACTTTTTGCTACCGCATCTTGAAAGTGGTAGCATCATTATGATTGGTGCTACTACTGAAAATCCTTATATCACAATTAATCCAGCGATTCGTAGTCGGTGTCAAATTTTTGAAGTCAAACCACTTTCAGAATCAGATATTTTACAAGCAGTCGATCTGGCATTAGCCGACTCTAAAAGAGGCTTAGGTGATTTTCCAGTTAAAATTGATGAACAAGCGCGGCTTCATTTATCACGAGCAACAAATGGTGATTTGCGCAGCGCTTTAAACGGCTTAGAGCTAGCGGTTCGCTCAACTCCGGAAAAAGATGGTGTGATTCATTTAACGTTAAGTATTATTGAAGAATGTATCCAAAGAAAAGCTCTTACTCATGATAAAGATGGCGATGCACACTATGATGTTATCTCGGCTTTTCAAAAATCAATTCGTGGCAGCGACGTTGACGCTGCACTACATTATTTGGGACGGCTCGTTGAAGCTGGCGATTTAGCTATTATTTGTCGTCGTTTAATAGTTATTGGTTACGAAGATATTGGCTTGGCTAATCCAGCAGCTGCGGCTCGTAGTGTCAATGCGGTTTTAGCTGCTGAACGCCTAGGTCTGCCTGAAGCACGAATTCCACTAGCTGATTGCGTTGTTGATTTGTGTCTCTCACCTAAATCAAACTCGGCGTATGTTGCTCTTGATGCAGCGATTGCTGATATTAAAACAGGAGCTACAGGGGATGTACCTGACCACTTACGAGATAGTCACTACAAAGGGGCCAAAGATTTAGCACGCGGAATTGGTTATCAGTACCCTCACAACTACGAAGATTTTTGGGTTAATCAGCAATATCTTCCCGATAAAATTAAAGATGCAACTTATTATCACCCGAAATCCTCCGGTAAATATGAGCAAGCTTTAGGGCAACAATATTATCGTATCAAAAACTGGCAGAGTAAAAAGCGCCAAACCAAAAAGTTGTCGGATAATTAA
- a CDS encoding ABC transporter ATP-binding protein, with protein sequence MENALEMNNVKKVFGSGHTQITALKGIDFAVQPGEFVSIIGPSGSGKSTFLTIAGGLQTPSSGSILINGHDFTNLNEKKRSQLRFKEIGFILQASNLIPFLKIEEQFFLVDKVKKTNLDKERVETILRSLDIFDLKDKYPRDLSGGERQRVAIGRALYNDPSVILADEPTASLDTDHAFDVVKLLVKEAHQNKKATIMVTHDPRMTQWSDRVLKMTDGILQPVPKEA encoded by the coding sequence ATGGAAAATGCTTTAGAAATGAATAATGTTAAAAAAGTTTTTGGTAGTGGACATACACAAATTACCGCTTTAAAAGGAATTGATTTTGCTGTTCAACCAGGAGAATTTGTCTCTATTATTGGTCCTTCTGGCTCTGGGAAAAGTACTTTTTTAACCATTGCCGGTGGATTACAGACACCTTCTAGTGGAAGTATTCTAATTAATGGACACGATTTTACTAATTTGAATGAAAAAAAGCGTAGTCAACTACGATTCAAAGAGATTGGTTTTATTTTACAAGCGTCTAATTTAATTCCATTTTTAAAAATTGAAGAACAATTTTTCTTAGTAGATAAAGTGAAAAAAACAAATTTGGATAAAGAACGCGTTGAAACAATTTTACGTTCATTGGATATTTTTGATTTAAAAGATAAATACCCTCGTGATTTATCTGGTGGGGAGCGGCAACGAGTAGCAATTGGTCGTGCCTTATATAACGATCCAAGCGTGATTTTAGCAGACGAGCCTACTGCTTCACTAGATACAGATCATGCTTTTGACGTGGTAAAATTATTGGTAAAAGAAGCGCATCAAAATAAAAAAGCTACTATTATGGTGACCCACGATCCACGAATGACGCAGTGGAGTGACCGGGTCTTAAAGATGACTGATGGCATACTCCAACCAGTACCAAAAGAAGCTTAA
- a CDS encoding cation diffusion facilitator family transporter yields the protein MQKHHLHAPTTKIRRAFKIGIVINLLFVLIETIFGFSANSLSLVADAGHNLSDVLGLVISWIAVLLSARPRTSTRTYGYKRSSILAALFNAIFLLVAIGGILVEAISRLQNSQPVAENKVILVACIGIIINGFTAYLFMKDQQHDLNVKGAFLHMAADTLVSVGVVVAAIIVKYTNWFWLDPLISLIIAGIIFIGTWGLLKDAVNLSLDAVPEAIDYEEVKKFIENQPTVLAIHDLHIWGLSTTENALTVHICRDTLADNNLFLENLDHALMNNFVLAHITIQVELGEISDESVKHSI from the coding sequence ATGCAGAAACATCATCTACATGCACCTACTACGAAAATTAGACGTGCTTTTAAAATTGGGATTGTTATCAATCTCTTGTTTGTTCTAATCGAGACCATTTTTGGTTTTTCAGCCAATTCTTTATCACTGGTAGCAGATGCAGGACACAATTTAAGTGATGTATTAGGGTTGGTTATTTCCTGGATTGCAGTCTTATTAAGCGCTCGGCCACGAACGTCCACTAGAACTTATGGTTACAAACGCAGCTCAATTTTAGCAGCACTTTTTAATGCTATCTTTTTATTAGTGGCTATCGGCGGAATTTTAGTTGAAGCGATTTCTCGTTTACAAAATAGTCAACCCGTTGCGGAAAATAAGGTAATTCTAGTAGCTTGCATTGGAATTATTATTAATGGTTTTACTGCCTATCTTTTTATGAAAGATCAACAACACGACTTAAATGTAAAGGGCGCCTTTTTACATATGGCAGCTGATACATTGGTTTCTGTCGGTGTGGTTGTAGCAGCTATTATTGTCAAATATACCAATTGGTTCTGGTTGGATCCGTTAATTAGTTTAATTATTGCTGGCATTATTTTTATTGGAACTTGGGGATTACTAAAAGATGCTGTGAACTTATCTTTGGATGCTGTTCCAGAAGCAATCGATTACGAGGAAGTAAAAAAATTTATTGAAAATCAACCGACCGTATTAGCCATTCATGATCTTCACATTTGGGGATTAAGTACCACAGAAAATGCACTAACTGTCCATATTTGTCGTGATACTTTAGCAGATAACAACCTTTTTTTAGAAAACTTAGATCATGCATTAATGAACAATTTTGTTTTAGCTCATATCACTATTCAAGTTGAGCTTGGAGAAATCAGCGATGAATCGGTAAAACATAGTATTTAA
- a CDS encoding sortase domain-containing protein, translated as MKIRELLLTSLAMFCLIAVSVSLFKVYASAERRLDQVLVENVTFDVGTKKTVSKETLLAAAHVNKIPQVTKVDVTNLECIKNNKPGTYEVTIQVYIQFDEVITRQINVQIVDKTQPVITQKKELIIPQNAKIDWNDYFSIDDTVDGFISLAKSKISEVDTKKVGKQTVVISAEDKAGNNVKKEFSVEIFSSTNKRLEKAGQLLQKDLKNTTAPKTAKSRHEEKNRVRVKSTEKNEFDSQAKYTSVIQFNGQKISYVHATGANTAPDEGAATWLGKGFVDDGAPTHFIGHNPGDFATVMELYVGAPITVYDDNGEKKTYHVYEVVDVTDEGYNANDLQDDVLPRMLDEKSERISLQTCITDQINRCVLAR; from the coding sequence ATGAAAATACGCGAATTGTTACTAACTAGTTTAGCAATGTTTTGTCTAATCGCGGTTAGTGTTAGTCTTTTTAAAGTTTATGCAAGTGCGGAAAGACGCTTGGATCAAGTATTAGTCGAAAATGTGACATTTGACGTAGGGACTAAAAAAACCGTAAGCAAAGAGACATTACTTGCAGCAGCCCATGTTAATAAAATTCCTCAAGTGACAAAAGTAGATGTTACAAATTTGGAGTGCATAAAAAATAATAAACCAGGAACGTATGAAGTCACAATTCAGGTATATATTCAATTTGATGAAGTTATTACCCGTCAGATTAACGTTCAAATAGTTGACAAAACACAGCCTGTTATCACACAAAAAAAAGAGCTAATTATTCCACAAAATGCCAAAATTGATTGGAATGATTACTTTTCAATTGATGATACAGTCGATGGCTTTATTTCCTTAGCAAAAAGTAAAATTAGTGAAGTGGATACAAAAAAAGTTGGGAAGCAGACTGTGGTAATAAGTGCGGAAGATAAGGCGGGAAACAATGTTAAAAAAGAATTTTCAGTAGAAATTTTCTCTAGCACAAACAAACGATTGGAAAAAGCAGGACAACTTCTTCAAAAGGATTTGAAAAATACGACAGCACCCAAAACGGCAAAATCACGGCACGAAGAAAAAAATCGTGTGCGTGTTAAGTCTACGGAAAAAAACGAGTTTGATTCTCAAGCCAAGTACACTTCTGTCATCCAATTCAATGGCCAGAAAATTTCTTATGTTCACGCTACAGGTGCTAATACTGCTCCTGATGAAGGAGCGGCTACTTGGCTTGGTAAAGGATTTGTTGACGATGGGGCGCCGACTCATTTTATTGGGCATAATCCTGGTGACTTTGCGACTGTCATGGAGCTGTATGTAGGAGCGCCCATCACCGTTTATGATGATAACGGTGAAAAAAAAACATATCATGTGTACGAAGTTGTTGACGTGACGGATGAAGGATACAACGCCAATGACTTGCAAGATGATGTTTTGCCACGCATGTTAGATGAAAAAAGTGAACGGATCAGTTTACAAACTTGTATTACTGATCAAATAAATCGTTGTGTATTAGCTCGCTAA
- a CDS encoding TetR family transcriptional regulator: MPKATFLNLAVDKQEKVEMILLATFYNRHISQVKVSEIVEKMGMSRGAFYKYFIDLEDAHQYVVQKASIAVHREILTSVYTMSDDLFAGIANYLKKIARVDKTAKEWQQIQLLTANPTIFAKRNDHSNGQNAMVLQWQELLIKNDISMDTLEESQEFLFLIMDLVMEILTAFIVNDWDEKRLATIYQLRIKWLKQGIQKK; this comes from the coding sequence ATGCCAAAAGCCACTTTTTTAAATTTAGCTGTTGATAAACAGGAAAAAGTTGAAATGATTTTATTGGCAACTTTTTATAATCGACACATTTCTCAAGTGAAAGTATCCGAAATTGTTGAAAAAATGGGTATGTCGCGGGGAGCTTTTTACAAATATTTCATTGATTTAGAAGATGCGCATCAATATGTAGTGCAAAAAGCTTCTATTGCAGTTCACCGTGAAATATTAACGTCTGTTTATACGATGTCAGACGATTTATTTGCGGGAATTGCAAATTATCTAAAAAAAATTGCGCGAGTGGATAAAACAGCAAAAGAATGGCAACAAATTCAATTATTGACAGCTAATCCGACAATTTTTGCTAAACGCAATGATCACAGTAATGGGCAAAATGCAATGGTGCTGCAATGGCAAGAGCTTTTGATCAAAAATGATATTAGTATGGATACGCTAGAAGAAAGCCAAGAATTTTTATTTCTGATTATGGATTTGGTGATGGAGATATTGACTGCCTTTATAGTCAATGATTGGGATGAAAAACGATTAGCCACTATTTATCAGTTGCGAATTAAATGGCTCAAACAAGGTATTCAAAAAAAATAG
- the proC gene encoding pyrroline-5-carboxylate reductase has protein sequence MGKIGFYGGGNMGQAMISGLLQSKLYIREDIFVYDAYGPSLESISKRFDVNVTHTGDELIKKSDIIIFAVKPSILSEVLEHVATVIRKDQLVVSIAAGVTIDTIIGYLGKKQKILRVMPNTPVLVGEGMSAVAANQMVTTGELDQILAIFRSFGKAEVVSEKMMDSVTGLSGSGPAFVYMFIEALADGAVFEGMPREMAYEFAAQTVLGAAKMVGETKEHPGVLKDRVTSPGGTTIAGVKALETEGLRAAGIAAVCAATKKSRELGK, from the coding sequence ATGGGTAAAATAGGATTTTATGGGGGAGGAAATATGGGGCAGGCAATGATCAGTGGGTTATTGCAGTCAAAACTTTACATAAGAGAGGACATTTTTGTCTATGATGCCTATGGCCCTTCATTAGAAAGTATTAGTAAACGGTTTGATGTTAACGTAACACACACAGGTGATGAATTAATTAAAAAAAGTGATATCATTATTTTTGCGGTAAAACCTAGTATTTTATCCGAAGTGTTAGAACATGTAGCAACCGTGATTAGAAAGGATCAATTAGTGGTTTCTATTGCCGCTGGTGTTACAATAGATACAATTATTGGCTATCTTGGAAAAAAGCAAAAAATTCTACGTGTTATGCCAAATACGCCAGTCTTGGTGGGAGAAGGTATGTCAGCCGTTGCCGCAAATCAGATGGTTACTACAGGAGAACTAGACCAAATTTTAGCAATTTTTCGTAGTTTTGGAAAAGCAGAAGTAGTCTCAGAAAAAATGATGGATAGTGTAACGGGATTAAGTGGTTCAGGTCCAGCATTTGTTTATATGTTTATTGAAGCCCTAGCTGATGGTGCAGTTTTTGAAGGAATGCCGCGAGAAATGGCTTATGAATTTGCCGCTCAGACGGTTCTTGGGGCAGCAAAAATGGTGGGAGAAACCAAAGAACATCCAGGTGTTTTAAAAGATCGTGTAACTTCACCAGGAGGTACTACAATTGCGGGTGTAAAAGCATTAGAAACGGAAGGATTACGAGCAGCAGGAATAGCAGCTGTGTGTGCAGCAACAAAAAAAAGTCGTGAGTTAGGGAAATAA
- a CDS encoding universal stress protein, producing the protein MLQQYKTIMVAVDGSSEAELAFKKAVNVAKRNEAKLLIAHVIDTRAFQTVSSFDGMLAEQATEMAKQTLADYSDYAKEQECHDINTVIEYGAPKPIIAKQLPQEHGVDLIMLGATGLNAVERLFIGSVSEYVIRNAPCDVLVVRTDLNNKIVKEEKE; encoded by the coding sequence ATGTTACAACAATATAAAACAATTATGGTGGCAGTTGATGGTTCGAGCGAAGCTGAACTTGCCTTCAAAAAAGCTGTCAATGTAGCAAAACGAAATGAGGCAAAACTATTAATTGCCCACGTTATTGATACAAGAGCTTTTCAAACGGTATCTTCTTTTGATGGTATGTTAGCTGAACAAGCAACAGAAATGGCAAAACAAACATTAGCAGATTATAGCGATTATGCAAAAGAACAAGAATGTCATGATATTAATACCGTTATTGAATATGGTGCGCCAAAACCCATTATCGCAAAACAATTACCACAAGAACACGGTGTAGATTTAATTATGCTAGGCGCTACCGGACTAAATGCCGTAGAACGCTTATTTATCGGTTCTGTTTCGGAATATGTCATTCGTAATGCTCCTTGTGACGTTTTGGTTGTCCGAACAGACTTGAATAACAAAATTGTCAAAGAAGAAAAAGAATAG
- a CDS encoding ABC transporter ATP-binding protein — MPQGGGGREAAIFDDELPKAKGTFKFKDFLKLINSVSPQKALFAFGLLLSLITSGASLVVPQLTKGLVDTSELAKIDGKMVAVLVLAFIVYLGFGAIGGYFLRYVGESSVKTLREKLWHHLLHLPVAYYDDHKSGESSSRLVNDTSVIKDLVTTQFPNFITGAIQLVGSVIILFIMDWKMAALMFISVPVVMLVMMPIGKFMMKIGRQMQGALADFNADTTEKISEIRLIKSSNGESYEIKNGGRYIDKIFKLGLKDAKVEAVLQPVMMTTMLGLFVGILGYGAVRVQAGTLTSGELVAFLLYLFNIITPAASFATFFSQVQKAMGATERIQAILETPTETITVDTNITVTGKTIEANHLSFSYDKSKVILQDVSFEAKPNTVVAFAGPSGGGKSTIFGLLERFYEPKSGSITIGGQNIQDLSLKDWRSQIGYVSQDSAVFAGSIRDNLQYGLNQLLTDEKMWEGLSLAYADQFVRDFPDQLDTQIGERGVKLSGGQKQRIAIARAFLRNPNILMLDEATASLDSQSEEKVQRALDQLMAGRTTLVIAHRLSTIVDADKIYFIEHGEVTGSGTHRELIATHPLYAKYVNEQVVD, encoded by the coding sequence ATGCCACAAGGTGGAGGCGGCCGTGAAGCTGCAATTTTTGATGATGAGTTACCAAAAGCTAAAGGAACATTTAAATTTAAAGATTTTTTGAAACTAATTAATAGTGTGAGCCCCCAAAAAGCACTTTTTGCTTTTGGTTTATTACTAAGCTTAATCACGAGTGGCGCGAGTCTTGTTGTGCCACAGTTAACAAAAGGATTAGTAGATACGAGTGAGTTAGCAAAAATCGATGGCAAAATGGTTGCCGTCTTGGTGTTGGCGTTTATCGTATATTTAGGTTTCGGTGCAATTGGCGGTTATTTTTTACGTTATGTCGGGGAAAGTTCTGTCAAAACATTACGAGAAAAATTATGGCACCACTTGTTACATTTGCCTGTCGCCTATTATGACGATCATAAATCAGGTGAAAGTAGCTCTCGTTTGGTGAATGATACCAGTGTAATAAAGGACTTGGTAACGACCCAATTTCCTAATTTTATTACGGGGGCTATTCAATTAGTCGGCTCGGTGATTATCTTATTTATCATGGACTGGAAAATGGCGGCGCTAATGTTTATTTCTGTGCCAGTCGTTATGTTAGTAATGATGCCAATTGGAAAATTTATGATGAAAATTGGGCGCCAAATGCAAGGTGCACTAGCAGATTTTAATGCAGATACGACAGAGAAAATATCTGAGATTCGCTTAATTAAATCCAGTAATGGCGAAAGCTATGAAATTAAAAATGGTGGTCGCTATATTGATAAAATCTTTAAACTAGGTTTAAAAGATGCCAAAGTTGAAGCTGTCTTGCAGCCAGTAATGATGACGACAATGCTAGGTTTGTTTGTTGGTATTTTAGGCTATGGAGCAGTACGGGTGCAAGCAGGGACACTAACTAGTGGTGAATTGGTCGCTTTCTTATTGTATCTCTTCAATATCATTACACCAGCTGCTAGCTTTGCTACCTTCTTTTCTCAAGTGCAAAAAGCAATGGGGGCAACAGAACGCATTCAAGCAATTTTGGAAACACCAACGGAAACAATTACCGTTGATACCAATATTACTGTCACAGGTAAAACAATTGAAGCAAATCACTTATCATTTAGTTACGACAAATCAAAAGTGATTTTACAAGATGTTTCTTTTGAAGCTAAACCTAATACGGTGGTGGCATTTGCCGGACCTAGTGGTGGAGGTAAGTCAACGATTTTTGGCCTGTTGGAACGTTTTTATGAACCAAAATCAGGCAGTATTACCATTGGTGGACAAAATATTCAAGACCTGTCTCTAAAAGATTGGCGTTCACAAATTGGTTATGTCTCACAAGATAGTGCGGTTTTTGCCGGTAGTATTCGAGACAATTTACAATATGGCTTAAATCAGTTACTAACAGATGAGAAAATGTGGGAAGGTTTGTCATTAGCGTATGCGGATCAGTTTGTCCGCGATTTTCCTGATCAATTGGATACGCAAATTGGCGAACGCGGCGTCAAATTATCTGGTGGACAAAAGCAACGCATTGCGATTGCCAGAGCCTTTTTACGCAATCCGAATATCTTGATGTTAGACGAAGCTACAGCCAGTCTAGATTCTCAATCAGAAGAAAAAGTACAGCGAGCATTAGATCAGTTAATGGCAGGAAGAACAACATTAGTAATTGCTCACCGCCTGTCAACGATTGTTGACGCAGATAAAATTTACTTTATCGAACATGGAGAAGTGACAGGCAGTGGGACACACCGTGAGTTAATTGCAACGCACCCTTTATATGCCAAATATGTAAATGAGCAAGTTGTAGATTAA
- the eno gene encoding phosphopyruvate hydratase yields MSVVIENVKAREVFDSRGNPTVEVDVILSDATLGRAQVPSGASTGDREAVELRDGGDRLQGKGVLKAVNNVNTEIKDALVGLSPFDQEKIDHIMIDLDGTANKGRLGANAILGVSMAVSRAAAASKKEPLYRYLGSVDLELPQPFFNVINGGVHADSGIDVQEFLITPVKRASFRDGVEKIANIYHTLKGILAKKGLETAVGDEGGFAPKLGSTEAAIETLYEAIKAAGYMPKEEIAIALDPASSEFYNEDTHKYNFEGKEMSSGEMLTYYQELVAKYPAIISIEDGFSEHDWDGFKKQTDTMGANIQLVGDDIFVTNPTIFKEGIDKGVANAILIKLNQIGTVSESIAAIKLARQNGYNTMISHRSGETGDTYIADFAVAMNAGQIKTGSMARSERVEKYNQFLRIEEELEGYAKLAHFPRK; encoded by the coding sequence ATGTCAGTAGTGATTGAAAATGTTAAAGCAAGAGAAGTTTTTGATTCAAGAGGTAACCCAACTGTCGAAGTCGATGTCATTTTATCTGATGCAACATTAGGACGTGCACAAGTGCCATCAGGAGCTTCAACTGGCGATCGTGAGGCTGTCGAATTGCGCGATGGCGGTGATCGCCTGCAAGGCAAAGGTGTTTTAAAAGCAGTGAACAATGTAAACACAGAAATCAAAGATGCATTAGTTGGGTTGAGTCCATTTGATCAAGAAAAAATTGATCACATCATGATTGATTTAGACGGCACAGCCAATAAAGGTCGGTTGGGTGCTAACGCTATTTTAGGTGTTTCGATGGCGGTTAGTCGAGCCGCTGCCGCTAGCAAAAAGGAACCTTTGTATCGTTATTTAGGTAGTGTTGATTTAGAATTACCACAACCATTTTTTAACGTAATTAATGGTGGTGTCCATGCTGATTCGGGCATTGATGTTCAAGAATTTTTGATTACGCCAGTTAAAAGAGCAAGTTTCCGTGATGGAGTAGAAAAAATTGCCAATATCTACCACACACTAAAAGGAATTTTAGCTAAAAAAGGCCTTGAAACAGCGGTTGGGGATGAAGGCGGCTTTGCGCCAAAACTAGGTAGTACAGAAGCTGCTATCGAAACATTGTATGAAGCAATTAAAGCTGCTGGTTACATGCCAAAAGAAGAAATTGCGATTGCGTTAGATCCAGCTTCAAGCGAATTTTATAATGAGGATACCCATAAATATAACTTTGAAGGCAAAGAAATGTCCAGTGGCGAAATGTTAACCTACTACCAAGAATTAGTAGCGAAATACCCTGCTATTATTTCAATTGAAGATGGTTTTTCCGAACATGATTGGGACGGGTTTAAAAAACAAACGGATACGATGGGGGCTAACATTCAACTAGTTGGCGATGATATTTTTGTTACCAACCCCACTATTTTTAAAGAGGGCATTGATAAAGGCGTCGCCAATGCAATTTTAATCAAACTAAACCAAATTGGCACAGTTTCTGAGTCCATTGCAGCTATTAAATTAGCGCGCCAAAATGGTTACAATACAATGATTTCCCATCGTTCAGGAGAAACTGGTGATACTTATATTGCTGACTTTGCTGTCGCAATGAATGCCGGACAAATTAAAACAGGTTCTATGGCCCGCAGTGAACGAGTGGAAAAATACAATCAATTTTTACGGATTGAAGAAGAATTGGAAGGCTACGCTAAACTAGCACATTTTCCTAGGAAATAA
- a CDS encoding ABC transporter permease has protein sequence MFLALKEMRYAKLRYGLIIGIMLLVSFVVFLLSGLASGLAQEFMQAAGDWQADTVVLAKDANKSLNASQLTLQDFDDVATTSKKAPISIYNGAAKLNKKNTDITLFGTDSEAFMLPKVTKGSNELTKNNIIISQNLADEGYQIGDKITIGKYAEKLTIIGIFKATYYTVTPVIYSDTETFVNVKFNGQIPQDKNQIPINGILVKKGSPDFTTEQKEDFDSLSLAEFIEAIPGYSAQNLTLNGMIYFLFIVVAAVIGIFMYVMTLQKTATFGIMKAEGISTGFIAKSIIAQSFIVGVIGVIGAAVLAFLTSLILPSAMPFQIIVNDWLLYGIVLLVVAVIGGLFSIRTVTKVDPITAIGG, from the coding sequence ATGTTTTTAGCACTAAAAGAGATGCGTTATGCGAAACTACGCTATGGCTTAATTATTGGGATTATGTTGCTAGTTTCCTTCGTAGTTTTCTTGTTGTCAGGATTAGCATCCGGGTTGGCACAAGAATTTATGCAAGCGGCAGGTGATTGGCAAGCGGATACGGTAGTATTGGCAAAGGATGCCAATAAATCATTAAATGCTTCTCAGTTAACGTTGCAGGATTTTGATGATGTAGCCACTACAAGTAAAAAGGCACCTATTAGTATTTATAATGGTGCAGCAAAGTTGAATAAAAAAAATACGGATATTACTTTATTTGGAACAGATTCTGAAGCCTTTATGTTGCCAAAAGTTACCAAAGGAAGTAATGAATTAACTAAAAATAATATTATTATTTCGCAAAATTTAGCAGATGAGGGTTATCAGATTGGAGATAAAATTACGATTGGTAAATATGCGGAAAAATTGACAATCATTGGCATTTTCAAAGCGACATATTACACCGTAACTCCAGTTATTTATTCGGATACGGAAACTTTTGTGAATGTGAAATTTAATGGTCAAATTCCGCAAGACAAAAATCAAATTCCAATTAATGGGATTCTAGTAAAAAAAGGAAGTCCTGATTTTACGACCGAGCAAAAGGAAGATTTTGATTCACTGTCGCTAGCTGAATTCATTGAAGCAATTCCAGGTTATTCAGCTCAGAACTTAACTTTAAACGGAATGATCTATTTTCTATTTATTGTCGTAGCTGCTGTAATTGGAATTTTCATGTATGTGATGACGTTACAAAAGACAGCAACCTTCGGAATTATGAAAGCAGAAGGGATTTCTACTGGTTTTATTGCTAAATCAATTATCGCTCAATCCTTTATAGTCGGTGTGATTGGTGTTATCGGGGCAGCGGTATTGGCCTTTTTGACAAGCCTGATTTTACCAAGTGCTATGCCGTTTCAAATTATTGTAAATGATTGGTTATTATATGGAATTGTCTTGTTAGTTGTAGCTGTTATTGGTGGTTTGTTCTCAATTCGAACAGTGACAAAAGTTGATCCAATTACAGCCATTGGAGGTTAA
- a CDS encoding DNA-3-methyladenine glycosylase, translating into MSTLEEAQEIFNTKTTPEIAEYLIGMYVEHVTPRGITGGYIVDCEAYLGPNDEAAHSYGMRRTPRVRAMYEKAGSIYLYTMHTHLILNMVTQKEGIPQGVMIRAIEPVAGIDLMQANRGGKEGPEISNGPGKLVAALGVTKSLYGDSIFSSPLHLVPSKKREAKKILRLPRIGIPNKGKWTKMLLRYAVAGNPYISQQRKNKITEDWGWK; encoded by the coding sequence ATGAGTACATTAGAAGAAGCACAAGAAATTTTTAATACTAAAACAACGCCTGAAATTGCGGAATATTTAATCGGTATGTATGTAGAGCATGTAACGCCAAGAGGGATTACCGGTGGATATATTGTAGATTGCGAAGCATATTTAGGTCCAAATGACGAGGCTGCTCATAGTTATGGTATGCGAAGGACCCCTCGTGTGCGTGCCATGTATGAAAAAGCGGGTTCGATTTATTTGTATACCATGCACACACATTTAATTCTGAATATGGTAACGCAAAAAGAAGGCATACCACAAGGGGTTATGATTCGAGCGATTGAGCCTGTAGCAGGAATTGACTTGATGCAAGCAAATCGCGGTGGCAAAGAAGGACCAGAAATTAGCAATGGTCCTGGTAAGTTAGTCGCAGCTTTAGGTGTTACTAAAAGTTTATACGGGGATTCAATTTTTTCGAGCCCGTTGCACCTTGTACCAAGTAAAAAACGAGAAGCTAAGAAAATTTTGCGTTTGCCGCGGATTGGCATTCCAAACAAAGGAAAGTGGACGAAGATGCTATTGCGCTATGCAGTTGCAGGAAATCCATATATTTCACAGCAAAGGAAAAATAAAATTACAGAAGATTGGGGTTGGAAGTAG